A window from Musa acuminata AAA Group cultivar baxijiao chromosome BXJ3-10, Cavendish_Baxijiao_AAA, whole genome shotgun sequence encodes these proteins:
- the LOC104000091 gene encoding magnesium transporter MRS2-1 produces the protein RDTLGYVLQYVVELQRRLAAGTRDALDGGTPSPDYLPFEFRALEVALEAACTFLDAQASDLEIEAYPLLDELTSKISTLNLERVRRLKSRLVALTRRVQKARDEIEQLMDDDGDMAEMYLTEKKMHMDSSLDGDQSLHGSSSAGDGVSVSSPVSPVSPPESRKLEKTLSLSRSRYESTKCSDSTTENIEELEMLLEAYFVVIDSTLNKLTSLKEYIDDTEDFINIQLDNVRNQLIQFELLLTTATFVVTIFGVVAGIFGMNFEIALFKAPSAFQWVLMITGVSGVIIFSLFLYYFKYRRLMPL, from the exons CGCGACACCCTCGGCTACGTCCTGCAGTACGTTGTTGAGTTGCAGCGCCGCCTCGCTGCCGGCACGAGAGACGCCCTCGACGGCGGCACGCCATCGCCTGATTACCTGCCGTTCGAGTTTCGAGCCCTCGAGGTCGCGCTCGAGGCCGCCTGCACCTTCCTGGACGCTCAG GCTTCGGATCTAGAAATAGAGGCATACCCCTTGTTAGATGAATTAACCTCAAAGATCAGTACTCTTAACTTGGAACGGGTGCGTCGCCTAAAAAGCAGGCTTGTCGCTTTGACTCGGAGAGTTCAAAAG GCTAGAGATGAAATTGAGCAATTGATGGATGATGATGGTGACATGGCCGAAATGTATCTCACAGAGAAGAAAATGCATATGGATTCATCACTTGATGGTGATCAATCTTTACATGGGTCCAGTTCTGCTGGGGATGGAGTATCAGTTTCTTCTCCAGTTTCACCTGTTTCACCACCAGAATCTAGGAAGCTCGAGAAGACCTTAAGCCTTTCGAGGAGCAGATATGAGAGTACAAAATGTTCTGACAGCACTACCGAGAACATAGAGGAGTTGGAAATGTTGTTAGAGGCTTACTTTGTGGTCATTGATAGCACCCTGAATAAGCTGACTTCA CTGAAGGAGTATATTGATGACACAGAGGATTTCATCAACATCCAGCTG GATAATGTCCGGAATCAATTGATCCAGTTTGAGTTGCTACTAACGACAGCGACGTTTGTTGTTACCATATTCGGGGTTGTTGCAGGAATATTTGGCATGAACTTTGAGATAGCCTTATTTAAAGCCCCATCTGCATTCCAGTGGGTGCTAATGATCACTGGAGTAAGCGGTGTAATCATTTTCTCTTTGTTCCTGTATTATTTCAAGTATAGAAGATTAATGCCCTTATAA